A region of Anolis carolinensis isolate JA03-04 unplaced genomic scaffold, rAnoCar3.1.pri scaffold_7, whole genome shotgun sequence DNA encodes the following proteins:
- the LOC134293181 gene encoding uncharacterized protein LOC134293181: MPNDQTIKCHQPEAYKYLGILQLDNIKHEHVETVVSKEYTQRVRKILQSKLNGGNTIKAINTWAIPVIRYTAGIINWTQAELDNLDRKTRKLMTIPHSLHPHSDVDRLYLPRRSGGRGLLQVKEAVKEEEHALAEDVKQSEEAALSEVKNQKLLKAQQTKNQYKKTALQTRADSWHNKTLHGKFLDKTEGKADKEKTWLWLTNGTLKKETQGLILAAQEQDIRTKANKAKIEKSADDPKCRLCKETDETMDHLLSCCKKIAQTDYKQRHNYVVQMIHWNLCLKSHLPAAKNWWDHKTAKVLEKEHTKVLWDFRIQTDKVLEHNTPDITVVEKKKVWIIDVAIPGDSRIDEKQQEKLSRSQDLKIELQRLWQKPVQVVPVVMGTLGAVPKDLSRHLETIDIDKITICQLQKATRLGSAHIIRKYITQS, translated from the coding sequence atgcctaatgaccaaacaataaagtgtcaccagccagaggcctataaatatctgggcatattacagctggacaacatcaagcatgaacatgtggagactgtggtcagcaaagaatacacacaaagggtcagaaaaattctccaaagcaagctcaatggaggcaacaccatcaaggccataaacacctgggccatacctgtcataagatatactgctggcatcataaactggacacaggcggaactggacaatttggacagaaaaacaagaaaactcatgaccattcctcattcactgcaccctcacagtgatgttgaccggctatatctgcctagaagatcagggggcagaggactcttacaagtaaaagaagcagtcaaagaagaagaacatgccctggcagaagatgtcaagcaaagtgaagaagctGCTTTgagtgaagtcaaaaatcagaaactcctcaaagcacagcagacaaaaaaccagtacaagaaaaccgcactacaaactagagctgacagctggcacaacaaaacattgcatggaaagttccttgataaaactgaaggaaaagctgataaggagaagacctggctctggctcacgaatgggaccctgaagaaggagacacaaggcctgatccttgcagcccaggagcaagacatcaggacaaaggcaaacaaggccaagatcgaaaaatcagctgatgacccaaaatgcagactgtgcaaggaaaccgacgaaaccatggatcatctcctcagctgctgtaagaaaatcgcacagacagactacaaacagaggcacaactatgtggtccaaatgattcactggaacttatgcctcaagtcccacctcccagcagcaaagaactggtgggatcacaaaactgCGAAAGTCTTGGAGAAGGAGCACACAaaggtactgtgggacttccgaatccagactgacaaagttctggaacacaacacaccagacatcacagttgtggaaaagaaaaaggtttggatcattgatgtcgccatcccaggtgacagtcgcatagatgaaaaacaacaggaaaaactcagccgctctcaggacctcaagattgaacttcaaagactctggcagaaaccagtacaggtggtcccggtggtgatgggcacactgggtgctgtgccaaaagatctcagccggcatttggaaacaatagacattgacaaaattacgatctgccaactgcaaaaggccacccgactgggatctgcacacatcatccgaaaatacatcacacagtcctag